The Octopus sinensis unplaced genomic scaffold, ASM634580v1 Contig14832, whole genome shotgun sequence genome window below encodes:
- the LOC115230194 gene encoding ADP-ribosylation factor 3-like, with amino-acid sequence MGGTFSNVMQNLFNNISKLLGKKEARILMVGLDSAGKTTILYKLRLGEVEGFNVETVVYNNISFTMWDIGGQKQIRKLWRHYYVGVRGETCGWQASHHIRRGRE; translated from the exons ATGGGGGGCACATTTTCGAATGTAATGCAGAACCTGTTCAACAACATATCAAAATTGTTGGGGAAGAAGGAAGCGCGTATTCTGATGGTGGGACTGGACTCAGCAGGGAAGACAACGATCCTGTACAAACTGCGTCTGGGGGAAGTG gAAGGGTTCAACGTGGAGACGGTGGTGTACAACAACATATCCTTCACGATGTGGGACATTGGGGGACAGAAGCAGATCCGTAAACTGTGGCGGCACTACTATGTGGGTGTGCGAGGTGAGACGTGTGGTTGGCAGGCTAGCCATCATATTCGTCGTGGACGGGAGTGA
- the LOC115230195 gene encoding 60S ribosomal protein L34-like, with amino-acid sequence MVQRVQLTRKKPYNTRSNKKKIIRTPGGRLTVKYLTKRKSIVKCAVCKDKLRGITPARPATKARLPKKAKTVSRIFGGNRCHKCVKNTIKRAFYIEEHKIVKKLGSTLKKPAVVA; translated from the exons ATGGTTCAGAGAGTGCAATTGACGCGTAAGAAGCCTTACAACACGAGGtcgaacaaaaagaaaat TATCCGGACACCGGGAGGCAGACTCACCGTGAAATATCTCACAAAGCGCAAGTCGATTGTGAAGTGTGCTGTCTGCAAGGACAAACTACGTGGAATCACTCCTGCCAGGCCTGCCACCAAGGCTCGACTGCCCAAGAAGGCCAAGACAGTGTCGAGGATATTCGGGGGGAATCGGTGTCACAAATGTGTCAAAAATACCATCAAACGTGCCTTCTACATCGAAGAACACAAAATTGTCAAAAAACTGGGCTCCACTCTCAAGAAACCCGCCGTGGTTGCTTAG